From the genome of Liolophura sinensis isolate JHLJ2023 chromosome 5, CUHK_Ljap_v2, whole genome shotgun sequence:
GTTGTAGTGGATACCATTATTACGCAAATGCCATTATATTATAGGTCAACACAATGCACCAACCATTGTGGCCGAGACTATATAAAGTAGATGATTTTATCTTTCTGTCTTATTGTACTAAATGATTTAGTTCGTGTTGTGTaagattgcaaaaaaaaaaatcaagaaaggAATAAGAACAAACATACCGAGTGTGATACTTAATGAAAACGAgactgttttaatatttaaataaagtgGAACAATTGTATTCCACAACAAGCGTGGCATATATCCGTCGGTCAAAAAAGATAATGACCTGACTATCACAATGAGATGACCCAAATATAACTACACGTATCACGAAGTCCGCGATGATTTTAACAATGATGGGCATGTTCATACATTTGAACCAGATTTCTTCGTTCTAAACCGATAACCTAAACATTCCAGGAAGAACGTACCAAATATGGATATGAAAAACATACAGAAAACAAAGGCAATTGCTGCATAAATAGCGTAGTCTCTGTGCTTTCGCGTCCAAGGACGTTCTGGAAAATATTCCTCCAGTAGATTGACTCGCTCGGCGAGTCTGAATTTGGGTACaagtttttcagtattttcagaGAAGACAAGAAGTCTGTTGACGACGATACTAAGCGCTGACTGGTCATATCTGTGGCAACCTGTGTACAGCGGCAGCCTCGATGTGAGACAGTCGTCACGACGCGACTGCGGAGGCGCCACGCAAGACTTCGTCAGCACACACTTCAACCACGGCGTCATTATTCCGCGCAATGTCAAGTCTTTACCATGAAACAACATGGCGCTGGAATCAATGATAAGGGTGTCTTTGAAGGTGCACCTGTACTCCTTGTAGAACTTGAACGTATCGGGGTTTGTCATGGCCAGTACAGTGCTTTGGGATTCTTCTGGCCACAGGACATAGCCTCTCTGTTCAGCTAAGGCCACGGCACGGTAGAGATAGTTCGGGAACAGGCGAGACGAGGGATCCATCCATAGCACTGAGCCGAACTCCTTCAGAACAAGCTGAATTAAAGAACAGATCATTGTTTAAATTCGTCCATTCTAAACACACGTCAAATTTTCTAAGACAGGGCCCGGTTTGGCAGAATTTCCTAAattcagtaaattgcttaacactgaatgcattttatttttcataaaacttaACTCAAACACTTCGTGGGCTAACTATAATTATACTtacgtaaaacactaattcgACTCAGAAGGCTGAATGATATGACCAGATCGGCTAAGTCATGAACGACCCTGTGAGTTTTCAGAGTAGCCAAGTGAGTCACAATACAACCAGATGAGCTTCATGAATCAGCTGATCCAGTTTTCTGAGTCGAATTAGCTCAATTGTACAACTCggatttttgagtcagttgactcAAACTTTTCTCTTAGTGTATTTTCCAACCACCTAGCCtttggaatgtacatgtatgtgcagacaTGGCACAGCGGCTACGGCTTTAAATCAAGAGATTTTTCGTTATTTGGTGGTTTGCTCTGTGGACACGGCGGTTTCCTTCACTCCAGCAGtacagtgaataaaataaatacatgccaCTCAACATTATGACCTCTCGACGAGAATGACCATATACAATATTACAGGAAACAATAAAGTTACGAAGTTTAAAGAAAGTGACATGTGctattttgaaaagttttttttctacattttgttttaacgGTAGAAAataccacaatgctgaccatTAGGCAGGTGTTatgtaaatttcttttacaTTCGTTCAAGAACTGTGTTTTAAAATTGCCTGTAATGGGGGATAAATTCACCATCAACGTGGTGGGATTGATCGATTGATGGATTACACGGTGTTTACGTCGAACTCACTAATATGACTTATGAAAAAAAACGCATATTGGCATGTACCTTTGAATGGGCCATTGAAATGTGGAGAAATTGTAATTCAgatttgaaagtacatgtatcggAACACATCATTTTGTATAGGAGAACTTCGAATTTAGACATCGACACGGACATTCGCATACCAATTGTCTGTTGTCAGAAACGTtacgggtcaataatcgcaagaccaatttccaaacaaTATTCAACACAGACTAAGAAAGTGTAAAGAAAAAACGCAAAAATGTTCCAGGCGCTTAAGGGACCTGGTGCGGCTAGGCtcagaatcggccccagagaggtatgACCAGAAAgcgcaaatttcaaaattctagTACATTTCTGTAAAtccaaatttccaaatcagaagtataaatctTTGTCGAAATACCTATAAAGTTATTTCGCCGTAAAAGAAGTGGTTGCTTATTAACAgccctccaaaaatgcactctcgatcacaACGCTAATTTTTCGTTCAAATGAgatgctgtgtttttaatttacagtatgaagaccAACGTTAACtagaaaatatctttactgaaactataatgtgtgtatttctacgtgttaTCAAAGCTTAGTTTGGGTTaacttttgtcttcatatgtaaaagataaactttataatagtgatcaattttgtcatattttggcaagtttaaaatccgtatttccgCCTTAGTCTCTCAGGCATCCTCCAAAGTACGTGGACAAACACAAGTCGCTGTTGTGAAGATGTTGCAGCTCtaggaagagttcgaatctttgtggaAATCTCTTCTTTTTTAGAACATACTTTTGTATAAGTAATGACAAAAACcatcttgcattaaataagtgttattttGAATTGGAATGGTTAAGATGTGGTATTACGTAAAATTTgacaactatagcgaaatcatacttgaatcctggttgagagcacgtTGTCCTCTGCTATCACTAACATGAGCATGTTTATGagtagcggaagtataaggctgaaagttacgtTTGTTGTACATTTATAGTTATAATGATTTATTGGTTCACAACTgcgttctcaagaatttttcaacaggttcCACTtatggtgcagtgattttcacaATTCTATAGtgtatataatgaaaaaaaaaagattttacacTGTCACTGAAGCAGGCtaaatttttttgattttatgacctatGTATGAACTTAATAAATCTTCATGCttgtcatataacaggaaaagaagtgtaaacaaaaactgaaaatataaagTAGCCTCAACGAGGGGTGTCAGTAGCCGGCACTCACAGCTATACTCTGTTTCGCTGCTAGAGGTGAACAGTTTCTTTTACTGGGGCCAGATTCTCCGCCTTATCATATCAGGTCGTTTTATAACTTTGCCAATCGTGTACCATGTCAGTTTGTAAGTTGTCGTTAATAAAAATATGGATGTTTTGGGTAAGGCGGAATCATGTTcaagtacaggtacatgaggttcatatacatgtactataaccttGAAGCTATAGGAAATTATTACATCATTTTacgaaggaaaaaaaaatggctgggTACATTGGTTGCCATGACACCGAAATCCATTTTAGGATTACGGGACCGGttcttcaaaaatgtattaaacgtTAAGACGGGCTTAAATCTTAAAACCAGTCTTGGCCTAATGCAAACCTAAAGGCACTTTAGTGTAGACTGAAGTTAATACCAGGTTCAAccgctaatacacttttgaacaaactAAACCAGGATCTTATGTACTCACTTGTATAAGTACGGCCTTCCAAGAGTAAATGGACCAATCCAAGACATGAGTGGGAAACTTTGTTTCCTCCACAGACCTCACAATACAGTCACAATGACGGGATAGCTGAAACACGAGAACACCCAAGGATTAACTGACGTtcagttaaaggatacatgaaaaggtagtataaaacaaagagtatggtttccaggaaaatggaaaaaagagatgtcaaaacaatgaaaaaaatataactgaCGGTCAGTTAAATCCAGAACATTAATAAAAAGTTCGTCTCCAAAAGACTCGAAAAGTCGCAATGATCATGTAATGAATTTACTCCCCAAAAACTACTGCGCACACAAGTGGTACACTTGGCAAGCATGTACAGccacataattttgtgtactaGTAGTGAAGAAACCGTGCAATTCATGAAGCACATCCACAATGGCATTTGTATCATTGGGTCACAATTTGTGCAATATAATGAGACCCATGACAATGTGGATatattggtttataaacagtcGTTTTCAGAGAATATATGGAAAGAATTTCAAGAACACGGCTATGTATGTGTACCAAGTTTCAACTGATTGGGACCAAGGATTGCTTCGAGAGTCGGGAATAAACCTCGCGTAACTTGGTGTTCAAGGATGATCATTTTGTCCTAAATGGAATGCGTCAATACACGAAGTGTGGCGAAATTCGTTGTTCGATAAAATGTTAAGATTACAGtttatttactgattgattggtgttttgcgccgtactcatgaGTAATTCGcgtatacgacggtggccagcaggaaggtgagaggaaacccaccagaGACTCCGCAGGTTACTAGcacaaaccttctcacgtaatagagagaaaatcagcatgagctggacttgaactcacagtgaatgcactggtgagaggctcctgtatGAATCACTACGCTtggctggcacgctaaccattaGGTCATGAAGACATCTTAAAATATGGACAGACAAAATGACTGCATGACAGCTACATGTTTGTGTCCTATCATCACCCTCCCAAAGTCCCTCTTGCACAGAGACTAATAACGTCTTGTAGGTAAACTCTAGCAACTCCACCAGAAGCCCTTCAACTGTACAATACACCGTAAGACTCTCCAGTCTTCAACAAAGGAAAGGAAATCTTACAACTGATAGAACAGTAGTGTCACCTACCTATCTGAATAACAACATCAGATATGCTTATTCACGATCACTTTTATTGTTATTTGAATTACGAGTAGgcctattattattattattattattattattattattattagggatcccgttctccgaACGGGAtacctattgttattgttctgttttttcttattattattattattatttttttttcaccgactttgtgagcagcagaactcaaacaccgttcaacatagaggtctcaaattttgtacacacaatctggcgtagattttccaggggtatattttttgtttttttcttaagtcacgtggttcggccgccatattggattttgtgtaaaatctttaaaaatcttcttctccagaaccactgaaccgatcgttttcaaattcgacatgcagttagtaggtcacgagttctttaaagtttgcgaaaatagttcacttccggtcaaaattctggaagctcgctattggtcgaatttgtgacgtcacaaaaagttctcaaagttcatttgttctgaacgtattctgatgtatcttgagctgctgattctgaatctgcttgtatttttttggtatctttaaaactttttgagatatgagcaaaaaactcaaaaaagtgacgtaagttcaatgacctgtaactcgagaactatggcagctagaaatgtgcaacctgcacgaaattgtagcccaagacatgctctttcgagcattcgtcaacggatttcagctccgatcaatagttttttcggtagaggcgtttaaatgacaacaccgttttttgtttagaaaagattggaatcctattgatttaacatggagttagatggggactggactgggtttgtagtatttgacctgatgctttcgcctacactgtccgtgatctcctgaaacggttgtaggatgacattgattccagttcccatctaactccagtattctattagatggcgtagatatctaactacaacagcaaacgacgtggacctgtaaaagttagctttgttttgcgcagaccttgtcctctttactatacgttaaacaggccagggagattgacagatatggatatgtgccctggtccaagtgctgactttctaacgatggccgagctatcagtggagcagtgagtccgtgcatggcaggtcgtggattgagatgtgaatgtacaaacttgctgttacactggtcgtgtttttgccttatttcttacaaatagcggactaagtctgccaagaaacgaccgtttttcactgggcacagcgtagcatcattagggtcgccgatctattcgagggaatacaaatgaccgcccgactgcctcagtgacaaacggtgtaaggtcgcatggaaacattgaaagccgtgtatgtgaaacatgtgtccttcgaacacaaaacatgaaggggaaaacgtcatcgatccgatccgggatcccggcctaggatctgctattcgcagatccattctagttattattattattattcaagtATGCAGATGACACAGCTGTTCCGTCAGTTACAGGATGTCTTCCCCGTCACAGACGACTGGTGAGCATCATTAAGATAATATGTAGCCGAGGTGACTGATTCCTGGGAAATATTACATGCGTTCATTAAATGAATTACATACCACGTTCACTTCACTACCGGTAAGCGACATCTGGTAGATTATAAACTTTATATCAGATTTGTCTTTGTACATCGGCCTTATCTGCGTCTTTATTTGATGGACCAATCCCTGAACAGCTAGGAAATCATCGGACGTTACAGCCGTGACGATTGGTGGAAAGGCGTCTTTCGTAGTTTCCGATAAAGAGTTCCGCACTTCCGCGCTTTCTTGCTTTGGCCGTTTCTTGGCACTCAGGCCCAAGGCTGGCAGGATCGACCAGGCGTCTCCTTTTGGAACGTCTTGCAGCCGGTCAAAATTTTCGGTGGGATCTTCGCTGAACTCTCCTTCGCAAAATCCTTGTAAATCGGAATCGTCAAGTCGCATATAGATCAATCCATAGATCACGCCTCTGTACATGGCCCAAGCTAAGAACATCCACAAAATACAAGAGCCCGCCAAGTACATCCAGGGCACAGGCATTTTACGCTTAAGTTCCGCCATCTTGTCATAGTAGGCATACTCGGGACTAGACTGTTTCTTTACCTGCATGAATAGATATAAATACACGCTTCTACATTAACAAAGCAGCTCAGAACGTTATAGATACAGGGTTTTACAGTAACAAAGCAGCATATAGACAAAGGTGCGGGGTTTTACGGACATAAAGAAGCATATAGATAAAGATGTGGGGTTTTACAGACACAAAGCAGCTTATAGATATAGCTGTGGGGTTTTACAGTAACAAAGCAGCACATAAATAAAGATGCGGGGTTTTACAGTAACAAAGCGGCATATGGATAAAGATGCGGGGTTTTACAGTAACAAAGTAGCCCATAGATATAGATGCGGGGTTTTACAGTAAAAAGCAGCATgcataaatacagtatttcaaatttaaaactgtAGCTTTGACTTTTTGCACAGTTATTAATTTTACGCGTTCAATACTGATAATCGCGGTGAGAGATTCAGCCAATTGGGGACGTCCAATTGCTTTGCGTGGACTGATATTAGGTCACCAGTTCTAAACGCGATCAGCGCATCTGTATGACTTTTATAAATCAATACAAAATGGAGTGATAACGATTAGAAATTACTGAACTATCCATACTGAACAAAGAAACTGTATGCAGATTCTTCCACCATGCAAGCCTAGTGAATTAAGCACGCTATTATAAGGGAAATAACTTAATCACTGCCACTCACATGCTGTCAGTCTTGGAGTGCAGGGTGTTTCGATGTAAATTGTACAaccaaaatgaataaaaatacaatatcTGGATTTAATAATATGTATCAGTTTAATTCGCACGATATTTCGCAGAAATTTAAGGCAAGCCATTTTGTAAGTACTGTATTATGACATTTAGGTTGGTGTTCTAAAGGATAGGCCAATCTTGTACGTACTGTAATGTGACATATAGGTTGATTTCCTCAAGGATATTCTCATATGATTGGTCTTGCATAACAGTTTTAACGGTTAAAGTAACTCAAAACAGTTAGTTTGTTTTATGATAAAAAGCATCAACCTGCACATTCTTGTTTAACACAAAGTATGAATAACTATGTTGATGACGTTTTGTCTTGCTCCCACATCTTCATTCTGATCTTTTTCAAAGTTCATTGCTGGCTTTATAGTTTCGACTACAAATGATAGATCGCATATTCAGGGTAGTCGTGGAATATATATTAAgataatattgtatatatatgtatctatgtttgggctttaacgtcgtacttaacaattttctgtcacatgacgtgaggtgtgtgtacatatactgtgtcttgttgTTGCAGGGCAATTCCATGCCGGCGTAATATTGGGTATCGCATGTAAGTTATATTAGCTTTTCACcattatgtttaatttatatgaATCTTAAAGAACATATTgattggaggggggggggggcagataTACATGATTGCAATTGCACATGAACGATTTATAAAatacacgagtagtgtaactTCAAAAAACGAAAGGCTCATTTTGACTTCATCAGAACTCAATTCCATAATGAACTTTACAGTCAAAGCCACAAAATGCAGACGTGATgttaaatcaacacaaagtgTAGAGACAGGATCTGTATCGTATGTTGTGCAGCGAATgcgaccaatgcggtcgctgtaagttcagcgaccgctcatgctggcttcctctccggccgtaagtgggaaggtctgccagcaacttgcggatggccgtgggttttcccaaggctctgcccggtttcctcccaccataatgctggccaccgtcgtataagtgaaatattcttgagtacggcgcaaaacacaaatcaaataaatcaaatatatcgTACGTTGATTGAACACTTAATCTGTGGACTAATCAGTGGAACATAAGGGTTTtgatatatgaaatatatagtaATATTGTAACTTCACTCACCACAGACATCGTCCTGTCTTATTACTGTATACAAGATATTGCCTATAACTTAAACATAGGCCTTCTTCCACCCAGTTGCATGTAAGCTCCACAAAGATATTTCCAACTTGATACTCATGTGTGCCAAGTTTAATTCTGGTACATGAACAAAACGCCCCGGGTTGGCTTATAGTGTTGCGTGAAGTTGGAACACGTCAGTTCACGAATAGAGGCATGACTGGGCAGGTATGGGGTAGAACGACTAATTACGGCGTGTTAACAACACGTATGTCGTCATAGAGATAGCAGTTGGCCTGTGTAAGTGTCCCGGATCAGGCGGCCAGCCGTCAAAGTCAAGGTCAGCCGTCACGGTCCTTTGATATGGCCACTCCTCACCACAGGCGATTCTACAATAGTGGGGCTTGACACGTTACTCAAAAGCAAGTGTTTCGGGCTTGCGGAATTATGTTAGCTCAGCAGGTAAGTTGACGGGGGGTTGGGGATAAGGGTACAATCTGGGTAGAGTATAAGCCGAAACAAAGACTTCTCACCATGtctgtttattaaataatttatttacaccTATGAATATATTAACGTATTTATTAACTGATATTCTGAGAACTGATCttaacacatgcatacatgcataaaacacGCATCCAGAGTAAGGGACGACAATGACAATTTGTGTGCCAACTGGTCCAACATCAAAATGTGTATGGAATGCTTGaaggaggaaaaaaaaagtacaaagcTAACATCTTCTTAAGAAAGACCATTTTGTATCCAAAAATAGGAgacctgtctttttgttttggGTGATTTGTCACCTA
Proteins encoded in this window:
- the LOC135465445 gene encoding uncharacterized protein LOC135465445 gives rise to the protein MQVKKQSSPEYAYYDKMAELKRKMPVPWMYLAGSCILWMFLAWAMYRGVIYGLIYMRLDDSDLQGFCEGEFSEDPTENFDRLQDVPKGDAWSILPALGLSAKKRPKQESAEVRNSLSETTKDAFPPIVTAVTSDDFLAVQGLVHQIKTQIRPMYKDKSDIKFIIYQMSLTGSEVNVLSRHCDCIVRSVEETKFPTHVLDWSIYSWKAVLIQLVLKEFGSVLWMDPSSRLFPNYLYRAVALAEQRGYVLWPEESQSTVLAMTNPDTFKFYKEYRCTFKDTLIIDSSAMLFHGKDLTLRGIMTPWLKCVLTKSCVAPPQSRRDDCLTSRLPLYTGCHRYDQSALSIVVNRLLVFSENTEKLVPKFRLAERVNLLEEYFPERPWTRKHRDYAIYAAIAFVFCMFFISIFGTFFLECLGYRFRTKKSGSNV